The Gossypium arboreum isolate Shixiya-1 chromosome 6, ASM2569848v2, whole genome shotgun sequence DNA window AAATTTCagtttaacataaaaataaatttagtccttaatgttTACATTTTTGTTAATCTGGTTTTATTCTTTATTTGAGTTAAATTTGGCcctcaattttttaaaaagaatcaaatttgATCATCAACTTTTAAAAATATCGAATTGTTGTTTTTAAATGGAAATAATAATTAaaacgttaaatttttaaacatagcaGTCCCCCAGGCAATCCGCATGTACTTCatactaattttttaaatttttatgaatattatatatatatattaatatttttaaaattatttttcgacGTGGCATATGACAAATAGTATTATGTTAGCATAAAGTACATGTGAACCATCACGCCAAtatcattaaaataattaatgttttagtcatcattttcataaaaaaaatgattTGACAGTTTTCGAAAGGTTAGTggtcaaatttaataaaaaataagggCCAAATTGACAGAAGATATAAGCGTTGATGGCTAAATATATCATTATGCCTTTCTTTTAAGGTCAACGATGTATTAACAATGTTAACAATAGTTGAGGTGTTGAAATCTTAAGTGTTCATATTCGAGTCACACCATGATAAATAAAACGTGGGGATTCCAAATccaaatttcattctaatttgaATTCCGTAATGTGTGGGCCTAATTtagatttattttgattttggtcCAAATATATTTCGATTATCAATTTTACACGTGCATATTGAATGATCTATCAAAATCATatgattatgaaatatgataCATCAATTACTAAGTCATCCATCGTTATCCTTCAATAATTAAgtgagaaatttttaaaaaatattattggtTAAATTGTGATTTTTCATAATCAAGTGATTAAAAAAGTTAGAGGACTAAATTagcaattttaaaatattattgatTTCATTTCATTTGCTAAATGATAATAAATTCAGTTTGAATAATCAAAAGTTATATAATTGAATTAAgttaaaatatttcatatatcTTCGTGTACTctttataaatttgaaatttaatccttatacttttattttcaagaattttatccatttacttttcaaatttcaaagtTCAAGCCCAATTAATAACaatgttaaatttttttattaaatttgtaggtgtaacattttgaaataaaaaaatctcACTTGGTAATAATGTAACTGGAAAAATGAaaagtaaaaagactaaattcgaaataaaaatataaggactaaattttaaattaataaagaatacaagaacttatgacatattttaacctttgaattattatggttttatttcTTTATTGAACATATTAGGGTTTTATTTATTAGAACATTATgttctttttaaaattaattcttaaaataagtgtgttttgagattattttttaaaatatatatttttaaggaACGTTTCGATATTCATGAGTGTCAAGATCTGATTGGTTCTAATTCTTCATAGATTCATGCTTCTTGATCTTTGAAACACTGAAAAGTAAATATATCGTGTCGAGGTCTCATTGTATTCAACTTAGGTTTCAAAGATCAACAATGACATTGATTTGAGAATTTATTGTCCATGCTAGTCCCCCCAATTTAGAGGTCGTCATGGCTGGGTCGAGTTTGAGTCAAGCCTCGATAGAATTTTATGCTAGTTTTCAAGATTTGGGTTTGACCCAAGCCTAAAAATGAGTCTAAAACTTTGTCCAAATCCAGTccgaataaaaatataaaacaaatttaaaaaatataacatatcaaatacaataaaaacattaaaataaaaatttcccaacaaatttaaaataaatttaaaaattatttatacttaaataacactaagataaatgcaatttaacaagcaaatgcatttaaaatagtagtaaaattaacaataaaacaagagttatacaatatctaaacaacaacaacaaaatagtagcaatataatagcaaAACGATACCGAACAATgataaaacaacaacaaaaagtaacatttttttttttgcaaattcgaGCTAGGCCTGAGCTAAAAAAGCTTACTCGAGCACGGCCCATAAATGAGCCTCATTTTTTATCCAAACCCTTTCACTTTTTAAACAAGCCTTCAACAGCCCAATCCATGATCAAGTCTTTGATGCGTTGACAGTCGACACCATTCCCTATAAAAActctaaattatctactattCCATTTCAACTTCAACTTGTAGGTAAAATGGTCGCATTTAGTTTCAGCTTGAACACATAGCTCCTCGAGCCATGAACAAAGAAAAATTACCACCTCTgctatttaattttgttgttattagcTATGAAATTCTATGTAGACTATAGTAAAtaaatattattcttttattatttttaatgggAAAAAAAGTTGAACAGTTCAATCCCAACAGGatcttaaatttgaaaaatcatattcatatattgAAAACCACTTACGGAGGATTGATTTCATAACAATATCCAGAATGCCCGCTTCAAAATCGTGTTTGGACTTGCTTGCCACCTTAGTTGAAAGATGGAGACCAGAGATAACTAGTAAGGGACCTTCCAATCGATGAAAAACTAGTAACAAGAGATAATGTAATTGATATGCTTTAGTTATTCCACCAATTGTTGGGTGCAGTTTTAGGAAAAAGCAACCCTTTTTAATATCGACGAAATAAACAATTGATGTCGACTTTTGCAAGCTTAGGCATAGATACAATTGGTGTCGATATATGTTTGGGGTTTATGACTATTCTTCCAACAATGCCATCTTCTGGGTTCAAACTTGCATTCTCTCATTCAGAGTGCAGCGTGCCTTACCGGTATTCCCAATACTTAGTAGTTAATCATAATCACTTAACAatgtttaatatatatttttcatttgtataaatatatattgtcATTGCTATTTGGGATAAAACAATATTTAGTCTCTGAAATTGGTGactttttcaatttggtcctataATTTTTTATCTACATTAGTCCTAAAACTTGATAACTTCTCCTAATTTGGTCCCTGAGTTAGGATTTCATTAAGTTGTGATGATATGACATTCTTAGATTGTGCTACGTCATcacctaaaaattaaaaaatataatctaAAAAAATATTCAGATGTCACGTCATCATATTTAACGAAATCTATGTTTAGAGATCAAGTTGAGAAAAGCTACTAAGTTTTGGGATTAATGTAGACAAAAAAAGGTTTGggacaaaaatgaaaaaaatgttaaCAAATTCAGGGAGTAAAATGTTACTTTTTCCTTATAACGACAGTTTCTTTTTGGCTAAATTGTTctaatagtatatatattatacttaCGTTAtggatttaatcattatactttgATTTGGTCACTTTCTATCCTTgtacttttaaaaatttgaaattacaGTTCTAACCAAATAGTAGCTATTAATtcattaagttatgttattaccAAGATCTTATGCAACAAATATATTATCACACTCGTAATGTCATGATAGTttgttatttttacatattacttACAAAAAGCCAGATAAAGGAATAACGGTTGTCATTTGCATAAAAAAATGGAATTTGAaaagcataaaatataagaatatgaTCGAATTAGAGAGCATAGACTAAATCTACAACTTTACACATAGTACATTACTAATATTAGATTTTAATCAAACGGATTTAACAGCTACCATTTGGGTCAtgattgatattttaaaatttagacttAAGTTGATCAATTCGAAATATACAAAGATTAAATCTATAATTAATGCATAGTATAAggactaataacaaaatttaacttttttatttaatttcaattaaatattcaaaattcataatttCAATTATCATAGTTACCAAAAATTTTCACAAAGAATCACAGAAGTTAAATAAGATAACAAGAGTCACTCTTACCTTAATCAGTGGTCGAGGGTTTGATCTTAATCCTGGATATGGAGTAACTTTAAAACTTGTGACTAGCATCTACCTCTTTAATGGGTCTACAGAATACGAAAAATTAATTGTTGAACTCGTTCCGacaaatacattaaaaaatatttaataataaaaaacccCACATAACGCCAAATTGCTACACACTATAGTTAGTAACGCCTTTAGCCCTCTCTTCTTCCCTGTTTGTGCATTACCAAAACCGTCACCACCATCTCTTTTTCCATTTTAAATACCCCTTCCAAATGCCCTCCAAAAACACACTCCATCCACAACTTTCTCTTGTGTTATTTCTTGTGCTTTCTTTTCAAACACCACCATGGTGGTTCAATCCAATCTTTCGACGTTGAACCATTGTTCATCGATCGAAACACGTAAACCCGCCACCGTTCTCGACTCCATACCGTCGATAAACTTGAAAGACCCCGAATCGAAAACTCACATAATGAAAGCTTGTGAAGAATATGGGTTCTTCAAGGTGGTGAATCACAGTGTTCCAATGGAGTTTATAGCTAAATTGGAAGCTCAAGCTTTGGAGTTTTTTAATCTTCCTCAATCCGAAAAAGATAAAGCTGGTCCACCAGATCCTTTTGGTTATGGTAGCAAAAGGATTGGAAGCAATGGTGATGTTGGTTGGATTGAATATCTTCTTCTCAATACCAATCCTCAAGTCACTTCTCTTAAAACCCTCACTGTTTTCCGGGAAACCCCAGAAATTTTCtggtaaaatattttttttatagaagCAAAAGTTTTCGGTCAAATTTCAATTTCGGTCCGTCTATTGGTATAATTTAACTTTTCTTATAATGTCATTAATTAGTTGAAATAGTCTACACATTTAACTATTTTTTAGAATTTTCCTTTATAAGCAAAAGTTTTggtcaaaatttaaatttagtccctttattatatttaaatttaatttattttttctattttataataTCCATCGAAATAATTCATACGGTTaactatttcaatttcaattaaatTGCTAACATAGATTTTCcccttataattttataaaatacttCTACAAATGCAAATGTTTTGGTAAAATTTTGATTCTGGTCCCTAGACCATACTTAAATTTGAGTTTTATCTTTATACTTGGTATAACCTAGTCTTTCTATTTCTATAATACCATTATTTAGTCCAAATAGTTGCTACTATTAAATTGCTAATGtagatttcttttctcttctaatattataaaataaatataaaaagcaAAAGTTTTggtcaaattttgattttggtcCCTCTACTATACTTAAGTTTGAGATTTATCTTTATACTTGATATAATTTAGCTTTTTTATTATTCCTAAGAGTTGACACTGTCAACTATTTCGATGACCAGTAATATCATAACAATAGGCTATTAAATTAAAAGACTGTTTTTTTAATTTGAGCATAGTAGAGGGATCAAAACTGAAATTTTACCTTTTTTAAAATATGAGTAATTCTTTTTACTATTTTGATTGATGACTCAGGTCAGCTGTAAAGGAGTATATTGAAGCAGTGAAGCTAATGGCATGTGAAGTATTGGAACTAATAGCAGATGGTCTGAAAATTGAACCAAGGGATACATTGAGCAAGCTGTTAAAGGATGAGAATAGTGATTCATGCTTTAGGCTAAACCATTATCCACCATGCCCTGAATTACAGGCATTGAGTGGCAGAGATTTGGTTGGGTTTGGGGAACACACTGACCCTCAAATAATCTCTGTCTTAAGATCCAACAGCACATCTGGTTTGCAAATTTGTCTGAAAGATGGGGTTTGGGTTTCTGTCCCACCTGATGAAACTTCCTTTTTCATCAACGTTGGTGATGCTTTGCAGGTACACATAATATTAATGATGTCATTCTTTttgaaatttcattttttttatcggTGCTTGCTGGGCCGAGAGCGGTGTGAAactcgataccttttaaatgaaGTATTGGTTTTGAGTCATGCGAATGGAGAAAATAAGTGTTGAGAGAGATCTCATCCTATGACTTATCTTAGAATAGAATCAAAGTTTgacatgaaaattttattgaCACCATTGGACCAAGTAAAGTCTTGTTTTGAGTTTTGTAAACGAAGAAAAAAATATTGAGAGAGATTTCATCCtgtttaatatatgaaatagaaCTAAAGTTCGAGTCTTACTAATAATCCATTTAGTAGGTGATATTTAAATACTATtgttaatctttttttttttttttactataccAATACTTATTGGATAGAATGGTAAGGAACTTGGTACCTTTTAAGCTAAGTATTTGTTTCATCCTGTTTAAGATATAATCGGACTCGACTTGGAATAGAGTCAAGGTTCAAATCTTACTAATGATTAATCTCTTTTTAGACTTTTAAATAATACCCTAATCTTGTACATATAAATTTCGAGGTTTCAAACCTTATCAATTGTAATCCACTCGATTAATAATTTATGGATTCTTTTTTCCAGGTGATGACAAATGGGAGGTTCAAAAGTGTGAGGCATAGAGTATTGGCAAATTCACACAGATCAAGGGTTTCAATGATATATTTTGGAGGACCACCTTTAAGTGAAAAGATAGTACCTTTAACTTCACTAATGGGAAAACAAGAAGAAAGCTTATACAAAGAGTTCACATGGTGGGAATACAAGACTTCAGCATATAAGTCAAGGTTGGCTGACTATAGGCTTGGGTTGTTTGAGAAAAAAACACACCAAGTGCAAGCCATTGAATGAACCCCCCGTTTTTTCTTAGCTTTAAAaacttagggtttttttttttttaaattttgtcaaagtttaaaagaaaaaaaagtagtcAAAAGGTTTGACTCTACTTGCCTTAGGTGATAAGCAAATAGgtcttttggttttctttttctATATTAAATGTGACAAATCTCTACCCTTCTCTACTATCAATGCAAactttattaattatattttggTTCAAATATAATGTAAGTCCTTGTaatctttataaatttaaaatttagtcattgtacttttatttttaggaattcaGTCTCTCCACTTTTCGGATTTCAAACTTCAAATCCAATTGTTAACATAATTAGTGTTTTTTTTGTTGAATTGAttagtgtgacattttgaaataaaaaaaagtacTCAATTAGTAGCAAAATAACTAACAGAATGACGTTGTAATCCAAATTTAacacaaatttggaattttatcaTTATACCTTTATTTCCAGGAATTTAATCTCTTCATTTTTCAGATTTCAAACTTCAAATCCAATTGTtaacaatgtttttttttttttgttaaattgattgatgtgaaattttgaaattttttaaaaaaaatcacttGGTAGCAAGCAATGTAACTAAAAAATTGGCGTTGTATtgaacttaaatttaacaaaagaatttTACAGTGTTAACAATCGGacctgaattttaaaatctaaaaagaaaagaaactaaattctaaatttacaaaaaaatacaGAGATTTATCGCATATTTCAAGATTATATTTTTAACATATGTTGAAATGCGAAATTTAGATTTATTTgtactaatattttaaaaaaattgtatggTAGTCAACTAGCTACCAACGTAGTGACAAATGACTTGTGTTGTTTAAATATTTGTTGATATCAAATCCCAAGTTCAAACCCTATGACAAAACATGCGATAAGATTTGGGAGGTCGAactaaaatctttaaaaaaaaaaaaaaaagcttaattAATGAGAATTTCCAAAaattttaaagagtttaattaaaattttaaaacttttaaagagCCTAATTAAAATCTCTAAAAACTTTGAGGgacctaattaaaattttaaaatttttgacgaGCATAATGAAATTTTTTATGAGACCAAAACCTCCTCTGACTCTTATGACGTTCCACAACCTGATGAACAACCCCTTCTCTTATAAATTTCGATTAAAAAAATAATTGTCTAAATTAACATGGATAAATTTTGAGTTCATAAAGGATCATATTAATGGTGTTAGGTAAAGTACTTGTAGTTTCAAACCTCTTTTATTACAAAGATTGTCCACAAACAATGTTAAAACTAGTTGTTTCTTTTTGAAAAGTCattcatcaatatatatatatatatatatatatacacacacattgTACCCaacattgaaatgtcaaaatacaAATGTTTCTTTCaaacaaattttacaaatatGTGAGAGAGGATTCTGAAAAGGAAATAGTGTAGCCAAAAAGATGAAGCAA harbors:
- the LOC108459805 gene encoding gibberellin 2-beta-dioxygenase-like, whose protein sequence is MVVQSNLSTLNHCSSIETRKPATVLDSIPSINLKDPESKTHIMKACEEYGFFKVVNHSVPMEFIAKLEAQALEFFNLPQSEKDKAGPPDPFGYGSKRIGSNGDVGWIEYLLLNTNPQVTSLKTLTVFRETPEIFWSAVKEYIEAVKLMACEVLELIADGLKIEPRDTLSKLLKDENSDSCFRLNHYPPCPELQALSGRDLVGFGEHTDPQIISVLRSNSTSGLQICLKDGVWVSVPPDETSFFINVGDALQVMTNGRFKSVRHRVLANSHRSRVSMIYFGGPPLSEKIVPLTSLMGKQEESLYKEFTWWEYKTSAYKSRLADYRLGLFEKKTHQVQAIE